One genomic window of bacterium includes the following:
- the ispF gene encoding 2-C-methyl-D-erythritol 2,4-cyclodiphosphate synthase produces the protein MFRIGQGVDIHAFTTERQNIVLGGVEIEHSMGLSGHSDADALIHAICDAMLGALALGDIGQYFSDTDPAYKNANSEMFLQKIYAMVLDKGWHMANIDSTIMTEQPKIAPHVPAMQQNLAKILDLNVDQVSIKATRAEKLGSLGRQEGLLAMANVLLYKK, from the coding sequence ATGTTTAGAATAGGTCAAGGCGTGGATATTCATGCATTTACAACAGAGCGGCAAAATATTGTGCTGGGGGGAGTAGAAATAGAACATTCTATGGGTTTAAGTGGCCACTCGGATGCCGATGCCTTAATTCATGCCATATGTGATGCCATGCTGGGAGCGTTAGCTTTGGGGGACATTGGTCAATATTTTTCTGACACAGATCCAGCCTATAAAAATGCCAACAGTGAAATGTTTTTACAAAAGATTTATGCCATGGTTTTGGACAAAGGTTGGCATATGGCCAATATTGATAGCACCATCATGACCGAGCAACCCAAAATTGCCCCACACGTTCCGGCCATGCAACAAAATTTGGCCAAGATTTTGGATCTTAACGTTGATCAAGTCAGTATCAAAGCAACAAGAGCGGAAAAGCTAGGAAGCTTGGGAAGGCAAGAAGGATTGCTGGCCATGGCCAATGTCTTGCTCTACAAAAAATAG